The genomic stretch GTGGGCAGACAGCCGGCGGCTGGCTGGGTGGCGTGCTGGGGACGACTGTCGTCACGACAGGGTTGTGTGCAGGGAGGGGAACCATCTGGCAGATGACCGGCATAGGGGGCACTCCAGCTGTGGACACTGCGGGTGGAGAGACTAAGACTGACTTCTGCTGGGGAGACGCGGGGGCCGGCTGAGGTCGGCAGATGACGGTCTCTGAGGAAGGCACAGAAAAGTCATAAAGTGCAGCAGGGCTTGGCTTCTCTTCAACATctgcctctgtgtctctctcaCGTTTGGACCTGTTTGGTGACACAGCGGCACAAGGTATGTTTTTTCTTGCAGCCTCAGGATTTAGGTGGGTTCTTTTCCGAAACGAATTGTCCTGATAGTTGAGGATGCTGGCTGCTTTCACAGGGCATGATCGGTGGTTACACAGCTGGGCATCAGCTGTATGACGAATCACACTGGTTGCCTGAGCCTTGGGGAGTTTGGGGGCAGGTATGGGGTTCTTCTCCTCTTTGAAAGATACAGCAGCAATATGAGGCTTGGCAGTATCTGACAATGATTTGAAGTGTCCAGTAGGTGGCGCTGGTGCCATCAGATTTGACACTTGAGAAGGTTCAAAGTCAGAGGGACTGTAAGGTGGAGTCAAACACTACAGAGAAGAGAAATACAGGTTAACAGCGTGAAGAACGGTCCAGGCCATGATATAAATTGTAAGAGGCATTATCATTTACATTCATCTTTGAAACAATACTTACAAATGCTGGGATTGTGGTATGAAAATCAGGTGTACCAGGAAGCAGATTCTCTTCCTCTGACGTATCAGACACTGGAGTGACGGGTCTGTTTtcaatgtatttcttaaaatcaGACTTCCAACTGCAACTCATTGACATAAGTGCTTCTACAGCTTCAAAGTCACTTTTCTCTGCAGTTTTGTTCCAGGAATACACA from Bos mutus isolate GX-2022 chromosome 14, NWIPB_WYAK_1.1, whole genome shotgun sequence encodes the following:
- the KLF10 gene encoding Krueppel-like factor 10 gives rise to the protein MLNFGGASLQQATEERMEMICERSKENVYSWNKTAEKSDFEAVEALMSMSCSWKSDFKKYIENRPVTPVSDTSEEENLLPGTPDFHTTIPAFCLTPPYSPSDFEPSQVSNLMAPAPPTGHFKSLSDTAKPHIAAVSFKEEKNPIPAPKLPKAQATSVIRHTADAQLCNHRSCPVKAASILNYQDNSFRKRTHLNPEAARKNIPCAAVSPNRSKRERDTEADVEEKPSPAALYDFSVPSSETVICRPQPAPASPQQKSVLVSPPAVSTAGVPPMPVICQMVPLPAHNPVVTTVVPSTPPSQPPAVCPPVVFMGTQVPKGALMFVVPQPVVQNPKPPVVSPNGTRLSPIAPAPGFSPSSAKVTPQIDSSRIRSHICSHPGCGKTYFKSSHLKAHMRTHTGEKPFSCSWKGCERRFARSDELSRHRRTHTGEKKFACPMCDRRFMRSDHLTKHARRHLSAKKLPNWQMEVSKLNDISLPPTPAPTQ